The proteins below come from a single Magnetococcales bacterium genomic window:
- a CDS encoding ABC transporter substrate-binding protein, with protein MILGRVLFVLLLLAVWSGEGGAEQPVLKADYRPRPPEMVVGEGEQVSGPLKDILEEAAGKHGFRVQWRVVPFPQSLHDLETGQVDLVPRVVRTPQREDFVHFLGPIGYQDKDIQFLVPKGQEERLRTYEDLKTLVVGVKLKTAYFDPFDGDAAIHKETASDDHNLARMFIGGRFDTVALLDRQAMEGVLAGLGFKDYAFAAYRFQQRIGNFYGLSAKSPHAALFPKLNATLAEMVASGRVAAIYGIHRVEAPLTGPGK; from the coding sequence ATGATTCTCGGGCGGGTGTTGTTCGTTTTGCTGCTGCTGGCGGTCTGGTCGGGGGAGGGCGGCGCGGAGCAGCCGGTTCTCAAGGCCGATTACCGGCCCCGTCCGCCGGAGATGGTGGTCGGCGAAGGGGAGCAGGTCTCGGGCCCGCTCAAGGATATTCTGGAGGAGGCGGCGGGCAAACACGGTTTCCGGGTGCAGTGGCGGGTGGTGCCCTTTCCGCAGAGTCTGCACGATCTGGAGACCGGACAGGTCGATCTGGTGCCGAGGGTGGTGCGCACCCCGCAACGGGAGGACTTCGTCCATTTTCTGGGCCCCATCGGTTATCAGGACAAGGATATCCAGTTTCTGGTGCCCAAGGGACAGGAGGAGCGTCTGCGCACCTATGAGGATCTCAAGACCCTGGTGGTGGGGGTCAAGTTGAAGACCGCCTATTTCGATCCCTTCGACGGCGATGCCGCCATCCACAAGGAGACGGCCTCCGACGACCACAATCTGGCGCGCATGTTCATCGGCGGACGTTTCGACACGGTGGCGCTCTTGGATCGGCAGGCCATGGAGGGGGTGTTGGCGGGATTGGGGTTCAAGGATTACGCCTTCGCGGCGTACCGCTTTCAGCAGCGCATCGGCAACTTTTACGGCCTGTCGGCCAAGTCGCCCCACGCGGCGCTGTTCCCCAAGCTGAACGCCACCCTGGCGGAGATGGTGGCTTCCGGGCGGGTGGCGGCGATCTACGGCATCCACCGGGTGGAGGCCCCCCTGACCGGGCCGGGGAAGTGA